One genomic window of Candidatus Aquicultor sp. includes the following:
- a CDS encoding PAS domain S-box protein: MTDTTCNDAFENIIDFIAEGVLILDQNGTIILANRATEKIFGFTGQRLTDFLQRSLGRGESKTDQLPSAIGEAFSRVIKSASPVYDLHYHYVRPDSVPRDIVINVFPLLNDKGDGNRVVLLLKDIGAEQSAAEASLLESNQTLAAIFEASPVAIIATDLYNSVTAWNPGAERMFGWQAGEVLGRKLPIVSENRGNEFKALRDRVLHGTTVIEIEVQGQRKDGSLIAVSISSAPLYNAEGKITGIMTVTLDITTRKKQELALKQSEANYRAIFDAVNDAIFVHDTSTADIIDVNRRASEMYSYPTHELRRLSLIDISSAVPPFTPEAALEWVRRAAQEGPQIFEWLAKDRFGRLFWVEVNLKRAVIGGIPRILAVVRDINDRKLLEEEREELSRRIQLLLDSTDEGIFGIDLDGLCNLINRAAAEMTGYTQDEILGKNVHDLFHYKHPNGTPYPAYQCPIYSSYKEGVGVHIDTEVFWRKDGSPFFVEYTSNPIMEEGRIAGAVVTFSDIAKRKNAEMALRESEARYRSLFEDAPVSLWEEDFSAIKAYLDDLRQQGITDFESYFGAHPEEIDRVASLVKVNDANRATVELYRATDKNELERNITDTFTNDMLATFKDELVAIANGETTFEREVTNTTLDGQTIFVVSKFFVPDEYANTLSKVFISVVDITERKLVEEQQRAAGELSESLNAINAVIGSTLDFDEIMRLVVVDASKALDADSASIALYEKDRWIIGYLYGFSDEHVGKPLGPEETKQAQMVVAAKAPTIISDAFTDTRVDNILMRAHGVRSILALPLTVREEVIGVLRFAFTSKQVDFSEIQVDFANKLAIAVSLAIENARLYAVERNIADTLQAALLTTPERIPGVDFSHLYRSASIAAKVGGDFYEIFELEHNKAGIIVGDVSGKGLGAATLTSLVKSTIKAYAYEDGQPASALEKTNPVIARAVTPTSFVTMFFGILDIETGKLIYCSAGHPPGIIKRKSGDVVVLETESPLIGAFADMHYTNSEVHVDKGDIIICYTDGITEARCNSGFFGEERLLQIIRIMDAVSPHSTITNIFNAVLECTGGRLSDDIALIAVARDTA; this comes from the coding sequence TTGACAGACACAACTTGTAATGATGCCTTTGAGAATATAATCGATTTTATCGCCGAGGGTGTCCTCATACTCGATCAGAACGGTACAATCATTCTTGCTAACCGAGCCACAGAGAAAATCTTCGGCTTCACAGGACAAAGGCTCACCGACTTTCTGCAGAGAAGCCTGGGCCGGGGCGAATCAAAAACCGATCAACTGCCATCTGCAATCGGGGAAGCGTTTTCACGGGTAATCAAGTCGGCAAGCCCCGTTTATGACCTTCATTATCACTATGTTCGGCCGGACAGTGTACCTAGGGATATAGTAATAAACGTATTCCCGCTGCTTAATGATAAAGGCGATGGCAACAGGGTTGTTCTATTGCTCAAAGATATTGGTGCGGAGCAGAGTGCAGCAGAGGCGTCGCTGCTGGAATCCAATCAAACCCTTGCCGCAATCTTCGAAGCATCACCGGTGGCCATCATAGCGACCGACTTATACAACAGCGTCACGGCGTGGAATCCGGGTGCTGAGCGTATGTTCGGCTGGCAGGCCGGCGAAGTGCTGGGACGAAAACTGCCGATCGTTTCGGAAAATCGCGGTAACGAGTTTAAGGCGCTTCGAGACCGTGTCCTGCATGGAACGACGGTTATAGAGATCGAAGTACAAGGACAGCGAAAAGACGGTTCGTTAATAGCGGTTAGCATTTCGTCGGCACCTTTATACAATGCCGAGGGAAAAATTACCGGCATAATGACCGTGACCCTCGATATTACTACTCGCAAAAAGCAGGAGCTTGCGCTCAAGCAGTCTGAAGCGAATTACCGCGCGATCTTCGATGCCGTAAACGATGCGATCTTCGTGCACGATACGAGCACTGCAGATATTATCGACGTGAATAGGCGAGCTTCTGAAATGTACAGTTATCCAACCCATGAGCTGCGCCGCCTCAGTCTAATCGATATCAGTTCCGCCGTGCCGCCGTTTACACCTGAAGCAGCCCTAGAGTGGGTGCGCCGTGCCGCCCAGGAAGGGCCCCAGATCTTTGAATGGTTGGCAAAAGATCGTTTCGGTCGTTTGTTTTGGGTTGAGGTTAATCTAAAGCGTGCGGTTATCGGCGGCATACCGCGAATTCTGGCCGTCGTCCGTGATATTAACGACCGCAAGCTTCTCGAAGAAGAGCGTGAAGAGCTTTCGAGGCGGATTCAATTGTTGCTCGACTCAACCGATGAGGGAATATTCGGTATCGACCTAGATGGCCTTTGTAACCTGATAAACCGGGCGGCAGCTGAAATGACCGGTTACACCCAGGATGAGATATTGGGCAAGAACGTACATGACCTGTTCCACTATAAGCATCCCAACGGCACACCGTATCCGGCATACCAATGCCCGATTTACAGCTCCTACAAGGAGGGCGTGGGCGTGCATATTGATACCGAAGTATTTTGGCGAAAAGACGGCAGCCCGTTTTTCGTCGAGTATACATCCAATCCGATTATGGAGGAAGGGCGTATCGCCGGTGCAGTTGTAACCTTCTCGGATATTGCAAAGCGTAAGAATGCCGAGATGGCGCTGCGTGAAAGCGAAGCGCGCTACCGAAGCCTCTTCGAGGACGCGCCGGTATCTCTTTGGGAAGAAGACTTCTCAGCGATAAAAGCATATCTTGACGACCTGCGCCAACAGGGCATAACAGATTTTGAATCGTACTTTGGCGCACACCCGGAAGAGATAGATAGGGTTGCCAGCCTGGTAAAGGTTAATGACGCCAACCGGGCGACCGTCGAACTTTATCGTGCCACCGATAAAAATGAGCTTGAACGCAATATAACCGACACATTCACCAACGATATGCTTGCAACGTTTAAAGATGAGCTTGTCGCTATTGCAAACGGTGAGACAACGTTTGAGCGTGAGGTTACAAATACGACGCTGGATGGTCAGACAATATTCGTTGTATCTAAGTTTTTCGTCCCCGATGAGTACGCTAACACACTGTCAAAAGTCTTTATTTCGGTTGTCGATATCACCGAACGAAAATTAGTCGAAGAACAGCAGCGGGCAGCCGGGGAGTTAAGTGAATCGCTTAATGCTATTAACGCCGTTATCGGCTCAACACTCGATTTTGATGAAATTATGCGTCTCGTGGTTGTGGATGCTTCCAAGGCGCTTGATGCCGATAGCGCCAGCATCGCGTTATATGAAAAGGACCGCTGGATTATCGGATATCTCTATGGATTTTCAGATGAGCATGTCGGAAAGCCTCTCGGACCTGAAGAGACAAAGCAGGCTCAGATGGTGGTTGCGGCGAAAGCCCCGACTATAATAAGCGATGCGTTCACCGATACGAGGGTTGATAATATCCTCATGCGAGCCCATGGGGTACGCTCTATACTCGCCTTGCCTCTCACCGTTAGAGAGGAAGTTATCGGGGTTCTGCGGTTCGCATTTACGTCAAAACAGGTTGATTTCAGTGAAATCCAGGTTGATTTTGCAAACAAACTCGCGATAGCCGTGTCCTTGGCAATTGAAAACGCCCGGCTCTACGCCGTCGAGCGCAATATTGCGGATACCCTGCAAGCAGCGCTGCTCACCACACCAGAGCGAATTCCAGGGGTAGATTTCAGCCATCTGTATCGCTCGGCAAGCATTGCGGCCAAAGTAGGGGGCGATTTCTATGAAATATTTGAACTTGAGCACAACAAAGCCGGCATCATAGTCGGGGACGTTTCCGGCAAAGGTCTTGGAGCGGCAACTCTGACGTCTCTTGTTAAGAGCACTATTAAAGCATATGCCTATGAGGACGGCCAGCCTGCTTCGGCCCTCGAGAAAACAAATCCTGTCATCGCCCGGGCGGTTACACCTACTTCGTTTGTTACGATGTTTTTTGGTATTTTGGACATAGAGACCGGTAAGCTCATATATTGCAGTGCGGGTCATCCACCCGGGATAATCAAGCGGAAATCCGGGGACGTCGTTGTCCTGGAGACCGAATCGCCGCTCATCGGGGCGTTTGCCGATATGCACTATACCAACAGTGAAGTGCATGTCGATAAAGGTGACATAATAATTTGTTACACCGATGGGATCACCGAAGCCCGCTGCAATTCCGGATTTTTTGGGGAAGAACGGCTGCTGCAGATAATTCGAATTATGGACGCGGTATCTCCACACTCAACTATTACGAATATCTTTAATGCGGTTTTGGAGTGCACCGGGGGAC